The sequence GCGGATACAGACACCGATTGGTTTGATAACAATATGCATGATGCTTTCACAGATGTGACGGTCAGTGGATTTGCTGGCAGTCCCATCATGACCCCTGAGGATGAACGCTCCAAATTCCAACGCGAGCTGCTTATCTTCGGGAATTTGAAAAAACAGCTGGGGCAGCATTTTAATAGAGAATTCAAATAAAGAAGCAATGCGGAATTAGCTGTTAAGAGTCTTGCCAGTAGTCTGGTAAGGCTCTTTATTGTTCAGTAGTAGAAGGGTTGAAGTACGTTATTTTTAAATTCCTTTGTTCTGCCCTTGATATATTTCCTGAATAAGGTATAATAGAAAACGTTGCACTAATACATATCGCATCAAACCGTATGTTTTTCTTATATGTCCCGGTAGCTCAGCTGGATAGAGCATGCGCCTTCTAAGCGCACGGTCAGGGGTTCGAATCCCTTCCGGGACGTCATAAAACAGCCTCTCCTCGGAGAGGCTGTTTGTGCGTTCGGGGGGTGAGAACCCCAAATGGTTCGTTGGAGCATAGGCTTCGTTAGCTGGTTCAACTACATCCGGCTCGGTGTCGGAAGCCCCAGCACCTCAAGAACATCGCCTAAGGTAACTTGGCATTTGCAGGTCAGCCAAAGACGGAATTGGATGGTGGCTTCTTCGCCTTTAAGGATGGGACATACAGCATAGAAATTATTGAACAGCGTGGCTAGGGTATGCGCATAGTTGCAGAGCGAATTCGGTGTTAGTTCTTTGCTTGCTGTATATAACGTATCCTGCCAAGTACTGAGATGTCTTAAGAGCGCCGCCTCGGCTTTTTCCAGTTCTGCAGGGAACTCCAGTCGAGATATGTCTGTTGTGACAGGCAACGTAGCTTTGCTTAATACACTGCTGGCACGGGCATAGGTGTACATAAGATACACTCCGGTATTACCGGATATTTCTGTAGCCTGCTTGAAATCAAAAATAATCTCAGTTCCCAGATTGAAACGTAGCAGATAATACCGGATGGCAGCGGTGGCGATTATACGACTGGGAATTCCGTTTTTATCAGAACGGGCTAGCTCAATAGCTTCCTCCATTAGCAGAATGAGATCGCTCACTTTAACGCCGATTCCCTGCCGGCCGGACATGGCGTAAGAGCTTTTACCATCAGCGGTGTTAATGCCAAGCTCGGCAGCGGAGGCCGGACTAAGTGAGACTACTCCATAGCTTACATGATGCAGCTTCTCAGCCTGATTATTGTACCCCAGTACCTGTAAAGCCTGCTTCACCATCGCCTGCGGATATTCCTGTCTATAATCAATAACATTAATAACCATGTCCGCTTGTCCATAAGGTAGGCGTTGTCCGGTCAAACCCGTTGTCCATAGTTCTGACGTAAACTCAGTGTATGAGAAGTCCTTTTCGAGGAGGCCAAATTTCCATAGATGATAGGCAATATCTTTAGCGGTATACGTCAAAATACCATTGGAGCGCACTAGTACCTTGTCCAGAGTATACTCATCTGATTCCCCCTCGCTGTCCCCTCCCTTCTGCTTCAGTACCCAGCAGCCAGCCAGCTTGCCTTCATGCTCCTGCACAAAAAACGCTGTTTGCGCAAGCAACTGAGAGGCTGCCGACCAGAAGCCTTCTCTAACGATACTGCTCTCCCATACGAGCAAGTCATAATGTATTCCAAAGCTTTTCATTTCCTCCACATGCTCTCGCACAATCCGCTCGGCAACCAGCTTACCCAGCCAGGCCTCGTTGCCGCTGCCTTTCTCTAGAGCATGCAGGATGTCCGTCCGTTTGTGGGTCATCTCCGGATTAAGTGTATACTCTTTATTCACTTGGGCATAAATATCCCAGCAATAATCACCAAAGCGGACATGCTCCCCTTCTAAAGGCACATTAAATAATCCAACCACGGTATCCGCCAGCTGATTGCCTAGATCATCAACATAGTTATGAACCTCGACGTTATACCCCGTTCTTTTCAAAATCCGTACCAGCGCGTCTCCGATACAAGCATTTCTCAGGTGACCTACATGAGCGGCTTTGTTGGGATTA comes from Paenibacillus sp. 19GGS1-52 and encodes:
- a CDS encoding arginine--tRNA ligase — its product is MISQIIKSSLEQSVRSVFMKLELAYPNDIALLIEQPANAEHGDYSSSIALQLAKLLRKSPMAIAELVKTELQLQGSITGLVQRIEVAAPGFINLYIHWQEWARQPLTLPQSSGQKVVIEHTSINPNKAAHVGHLRNACIGDALVRILKRTGYNVEVHNYVDDLGNQLADTVVGLFNVPLEGEHVRFGDYCWDIYAQVNKEYTLNPEMTHKRTDILHALEKGSGNEAWLGKLVAERIVREHVEEMKSFGIHYDLLVWESSIVREGFWSAASQLLAQTAFFVQEHEGKLAGCWVLKQKGGDSEGESDEYTLDKVLVRSNGILTYTAKDIAYHLWKFGLLEKDFSYTEFTSELWTTGLTGQRLPYGQADMVINVIDYRQEYPQAMVKQALQVLGYNNQAEKLHHVSYGVVSLSPASAAELGINTADGKSSYAMSGRQGIGVKVSDLILLMEEAIELARSDKNGIPSRIIATAAIRYYLLRFNLGTEIIFDFKQATEISGNTGVYLMYTYARASSVLSKATLPVTTDISRLEFPAELEKAEAALLRHLSTWQDTLYTASKELTPNSLCNYAHTLATLFNNFYAVCPILKGEEATIQFRLWLTCKCQVTLGDVLEVLGLPTPSRM